The following proteins are co-located in the Hevea brasiliensis isolate MT/VB/25A 57/8 chromosome 11, ASM3005281v1, whole genome shotgun sequence genome:
- the LOC110634091 gene encoding receptor-like serine/threonine-protein kinase SD1-8, with product MGGVITRRNHFHPTFLFFTFLCFLVSGFAFSADTLLSTHSLSGDQTLLSSRQLFEFGFFTPGNSNKWYVGIWYKNIPNRTYVWVANRDKPLNNSSGIFKISNQSIALLDQANNLIWSSNQTKVSNPVVQLLDTGNLVLTEADGNDQYLWQSFDYPTDTLLPDMKLGWDLNKGLDRYISSWRSAEDPAAGDFSFKLENRGFPEFFLWGDQGKKYRSGPWNGQRFSGVPEMNPTNSMSFDFVINKDEVYYTFHISTKSLYSRLTVTSSGQLQRYTWIPDSQVWNSFWYAPKDQCDNFMQCGPYGICDSNVSPVCKCMSGFQPKNPQAWNLRDGSGGCFRKTNLQCTNDKFLHLRNMKLPESSTSFVDNNMNLKDCELLCLRNCSCTAYANSNISSGGTGCVIWVDGLLDMRQYAEGGQDLYVRLAASEIGNGRSVGALIIGIAVGIAVLLLGIVGCFVWKRKRLLSECKEENAIHERSQNFLLNEVVISSKKDFSGEKDKDELELPLFDFATITTATHNFSSENMLGQGGFGCVYKGRLVEGQEVAVKRLSKTSGQGIEEFKNEVRLIARLQHRNLVRLLGCCIEMDEKMLIYEYMEHRSLDSVLFNKAKSSLLSWPRRFNIVCGIARGLLYLHQDSRFRIIHRDLKASNILLDGEWNPKISDFGMARIFGGDQTEASTRRVVGTYGYMSPEYAMDGLFSMKSDVFSLGVLVLEIVSGNKNRGFYHSNGELNLLGHAWRLWKEGKGLDLLDTSVGNSFSSSEVLRCIQVGLLCVQEQAEDRPTMSSVVLMLSSETATMPQPKTPGYCLGRNPFETDSSSGKQDESFTVNQVTVTILDAST from the exons ATGGGAGGCGTAATAACAAGAAGGAACCATTTTCACCCCACTTTCCTTTTCTTCactttcctttgttttcttgtcTCAGGATTTGCTTTCTCTGCAGACACCTTATTATCAACCCATTCTCTCTCGGGCGACCAAACGCTTCTGTCTTCAAGACAGCTTTTTGAGTTTGGGTTCTTCACTCCAGGAAATTCCAACAAGTGGTATGTGGGGATATGGTATAAGAACATTCCTAATAGAACATATGTCTGGGTGGCTAATAGAGATAAGCCACTTAACAACTCCTCAGGCATATTCAAGATCTCCAATCAAAGCATTGCTCTTCTTGATCAAGCAAATAATCTCATTTGGTCTTCAAATCAAACCAAGGTTAGCAATCCAGTTGTGCAGTTGTTAGATACAGGAAATCTTGTTTTAACAGAAGCAGATGGGAATGATCAGTATCTATGGCAGAGCTTTGATTATCCTACAGATACCTTATTGCCAGATATGAAGCTGGGTTGGGATCTAAATAAAGGTCTAGACAGGTATATAAGTTCGTGGAGAAGTGCAGAAGATCCTGCAGCAggtgatttttcttttaaattagaaaatcGTGGATTCCCAGAATTTTTCTTATGGGGTGATCAAGGAAAGAAATACCGCAGTGGGCCTTGGAATGGGCAAAGATTCAGTGGAGTACCAGAAATGAATCCTACTAATTCAATGAGCTTCGATTTTGTCATTAATAAAGATGAGGTATATTACACATTTCATATATCTACGAAATCTTTATATTCAAGATTGACTGTTACTTCATCAGGGCAGCTCCAAAGATACACATGGATTCCAGATAGCCAAGTATGGAATTCATTTTGGTATGCACCAAAAGACCAGTGTGACAATTTCATGCAGTGTGGCCCATATGGTATATGCGACTCAAATGTCTCCCCTGTTTGCAAGTGCATGAGCGGGTTCCAACCCAAGAACCCACAGGCATGGAATTTGAGAGATGGGTCCGGTGGGTGTTTCAGGAAAACAAATCTGCAATGCACGAATGATAAATTCTTGCACTTGAGGAACATGAAATTGCCAGAAAGCTCAACATCATTTGTGGACAATAACATGAATCTCAAGGACTGTGAACTGTTATGCTTAAGGAACTGTTCTTGCACGGCCTATGCCAATTCAAACATTAGCAGTGGAGGCACAGGTTGTGTAATTTGGGTTGATGGGCTCTTGGATATGAGACAATATGCAGAAGGTGGTCAAGATCTCTACGTCAGATTGGCTGCTTCTGAAATAG GTAATGGTAGGAGTGTAGGTGCTCTTATAATTGGCATCGCAGTTGGCATTGCCGTTTTGCTACTAGGAATTGTTGGCTGTTTTGTATGGAAGAGAAAGAGGTTGCTCAGTGAATGTAAAGAGGAAAACG CTATTCATGAAAGAAGCCAAAACTTCTTGTTAAATGAGGTGGTTATCTCAAGCAAGAAAGACTTCTCGGGTGAAAAAGACAAAGATGAACTTGAATTACCATTGTTTGATTTTGCTACCATTACAACAGCTACCCACAACTTCTCTAGCGAAAATATGCTAGGACAAGGAGGTTTTGGTTGTGTTTATAAG GGTAGGTTAGTAGAAGGCCAAGAAGTAGCCGTAAAGAGGCTGTCAAAGACCTCTGGACAAGGAATAGAGGAATTCAAGAATGAGGTCAGATTAATTGCCAGGCTTCAACACAGAAATCTTGTTCGACTGCTCGGTTGCTGCATTGAGATGGATGAGAAGATGCTCATTTATGAGTACATGGAACACAGAAGCCTGGATTCTGTTTTATTCA ATAAAGCAAAAAGCTCCTTACTAAGTTGGCCAAGGCGTTTCAACATTGTTTGTGGGATTGCTAGAGGACTTCTATACTTGCACCAGGATTCCAGATTTAGAATTATCCACAGGGATCTCAAAGCAAGCAACATTCTGCTTGACGGAGAATGGAATCCGAAAATATCAGATTTTGGCATGGCTAGAATATTTGGTGGAGATCAAACAGAAGCAAGTACCAGGAGAGTAGTGGGAACATA TGGTTATATGTCTCCTGAGTATGCAATGGATGGGCTCTTCTCAATGAAATCAGATGTTTTTAGTCTTGGTGTACTAGTGTTGGAGATTGTAAGTGGCAATAAGAACAGGGGATTTTATCATTCAAACGGTGAACTCAACCTTCTTGGACAT GCATGGAGACTATGGAAAGAAGGAAAAGGGTTGGACTTGTTAGATACATCGGTTGGCAATTCATTTTCCTCAAGTGAAGTTCTGAGATGCATACAGGTAGGCCTTTTATGCGTCCAAGAACAAGCAGAAGATAGACCAACAATGTCATCTGTTGTATTGATGTTGAGCAGCGAAACTGCAACAATGCCCCAGCCTAAAACCCCCGGGTATTGCCTGGGAAGGAATCCTTTCGAAACTGATTCATCTTCAGGCAAACAAGATGAATCATTCACAGTAAACCAAGTCACAGTTACAATTCTAGATGCAAG